In one Bradyrhizobium cosmicum genomic region, the following are encoded:
- a CDS encoding sigma-70 family RNA polymerase sigma factor, producing the protein MPLTDSLRDDILAAVPSLRAFAISLSGNADRADDLVQETLLRALANIDSFQPGSNLPAWLFTILRNLFRSDYRKRRREVEDAEGNYAKTLKTQPSQNAHLEFEEFRGALEKLPQDQREALILVGASGFSYEDAAAICGCAVGTIKSRVNRARSKLAALLYVDGAEDFGPDETIRAVIGGSGG; encoded by the coding sequence ATGCCTCTCACGGACTCCCTGCGTGACGACATCCTCGCGGCTGTGCCAAGTTTGCGCGCGTTCGCGATTTCGCTCAGCGGCAATGCGGACCGCGCCGACGATCTGGTGCAGGAAACGCTGTTGCGTGCGCTCGCCAACATCGACTCGTTCCAGCCCGGCTCGAACCTGCCGGCGTGGCTGTTCACGATCCTGCGCAACCTGTTCCGCTCCGACTATCGCAAGCGGCGGAGGGAGGTGGAGGACGCCGAAGGCAACTATGCCAAGACGCTGAAGACCCAGCCCTCGCAGAACGCCCATCTCGAGTTCGAGGAGTTTCGCGGCGCGCTCGAGAAGCTTCCGCAGGACCAGCGCGAAGCGCTCATCCTGGTGGGCGCCTCCGGCTTTTCCTATGAGGACGCGGCCGCGATCTGCGGCTGTGCGGTCGGCACGATCAAGAGTCGCGTCAATCGCGCGCGCTCGAAGCTCGCCGCGCTGCTCTATGTCGACGGCGCCGAAGACTTCGGGCCCGACGAGACCATTCGCGCAGTGATCGGCGGCAGCGGCGGATAG
- a CDS encoding SDR family NAD(P)-dependent oxidoreductase, protein MELKDIAVLITGGGSGLGEATARAMAAKGAKIGVIDQNKDNAEKVAAEVKGIALHADVTSEEQIKAAIAKAEAAHGVARVLMNCAGIGGSQRIVGRDGVYPLEKFARIINVNLIGTFNCLRLFAERLVTIEPVGEERGVIINTASVAAYEGQIGQIAYSASKGGVVGLTLPAARDLASQKIRVNTIAPGLFFTPLLMGLNEEARKSLGAQVPHPSRLGDAKEYGSLAVHIVENPMLNGETIRLDGAIRMAPR, encoded by the coding sequence ATGGAATTGAAAGACATAGCCGTTCTCATCACCGGCGGCGGTTCGGGCCTCGGCGAAGCGACCGCCCGCGCCATGGCGGCCAAGGGCGCCAAGATCGGCGTGATCGACCAGAACAAGGACAACGCCGAGAAGGTCGCCGCTGAAGTGAAAGGCATCGCGCTCCATGCCGACGTCACCAGCGAGGAGCAGATCAAGGCCGCGATCGCGAAGGCTGAAGCCGCACATGGCGTTGCCCGCGTGCTGATGAACTGCGCCGGCATTGGCGGCTCGCAGCGCATCGTCGGCCGCGACGGCGTCTATCCCTTGGAAAAGTTCGCGCGCATCATCAACGTCAATCTGATCGGCACCTTCAACTGCCTGCGGCTGTTCGCCGAACGTCTCGTCACGATCGAGCCGGTCGGTGAGGAGCGCGGCGTCATCATCAACACCGCTTCGGTTGCCGCTTATGAGGGGCAGATCGGCCAGATCGCCTATTCGGCCTCGAAGGGCGGCGTCGTCGGCCTCACCCTGCCGGCCGCGCGCGACCTCGCCAGCCAGAAGATCCGCGTCAACACCATCGCGCCGGGCCTGTTCTTCACCCCGCTGCTGATGGGTCTGAACGAGGAAGCCCGCAAGAGCCTGGGCGCCCAAGTGCCGCATCCCTCGCGCCTCGGCGATGCCAAGGAGTACGGTTCGCTCGCCGTGCACATCGTCGAGAACCCGATGCTCAACGGCGAGACCATCCGTCTCGACGGCGCCATTCGTATGGCCCCGCGGTAG
- a CDS encoding acyl-CoA dehydrogenase, with protein MNFDDTPQEAEFRATARAWIGANAPKQYEDDLRKSSLGRTVLKNGNILEVAKAWQKKKADAGWACLHWPKEYGGRGSSPIERVIWQQEEGPFGQLSRMFIIGHGMCGPTMMAFAREEHKRTYLPPLASGEKVWCQLFSEPAGGSDVAGLRTRAEKDGDDWIINGQKIWTSGAHYSDYGILLTRTDPTVPKHKGLTMFFLDMKSPGVEVRPIKQASGASDFNEVYFTNVRIPDHQRLGEVGDGWNVSLTTLMNERSAIGAAVSTGFPELFEYCSSLMLDDGPAIEDRAVRSKLANWAVKASGLKYTSMRAISALSKGERPGPENSIGKLVAGSMIQDVATYALDLQGASGVISGEDAELAGRFQAMLLRAPGTRVEGGTDEIMRNIIAERVLGLPGDIRVDKDVPFNKIPTKGRG; from the coding sequence ATGAACTTCGACGACACCCCGCAGGAAGCCGAATTTCGCGCCACCGCGCGCGCCTGGATCGGCGCCAACGCGCCCAAACAATACGAGGACGATCTGCGCAAATCCTCGCTAGGCCGCACCGTGCTCAAGAACGGCAATATTCTCGAGGTCGCAAAGGCCTGGCAGAAGAAGAAGGCCGACGCCGGCTGGGCCTGCCTGCACTGGCCGAAGGAGTATGGCGGCCGCGGCTCGTCGCCGATCGAGCGCGTGATCTGGCAACAGGAAGAGGGGCCGTTCGGCCAGCTGTCGCGCATGTTCATCATCGGCCACGGCATGTGCGGGCCGACCATGATGGCGTTCGCGCGCGAGGAGCATAAGCGCACCTATCTGCCGCCACTCGCCTCCGGCGAAAAGGTCTGGTGCCAGCTGTTCTCCGAACCTGCCGGCGGCTCCGACGTCGCGGGCCTGCGCACGCGCGCCGAGAAGGACGGCGACGACTGGATCATCAACGGCCAGAAGATCTGGACGTCGGGCGCGCATTACTCCGACTACGGTATTTTGCTCACCCGCACCGATCCGACCGTGCCCAAGCACAAGGGCCTCACCATGTTCTTCCTGGACATGAAGAGTCCCGGCGTCGAGGTGCGGCCGATCAAGCAGGCGAGCGGCGCCTCCGATTTCAACGAGGTCTATTTCACCAATGTCCGCATTCCCGACCACCAGCGCCTCGGCGAGGTCGGCGACGGCTGGAACGTCTCGCTGACCACGCTGATGAACGAGCGCAGCGCGATCGGCGCGGCCGTCTCGACCGGTTTCCCGGAGCTCTTCGAATATTGCTCCAGCCTGATGCTGGATGATGGTCCGGCGATCGAGGATCGCGCGGTGCGCTCGAAGCTGGCGAACTGGGCGGTGAAGGCGAGCGGGCTGAAATACACCAGCATGCGCGCGATCTCGGCGCTGTCCAAGGGTGAGCGGCCAGGCCCGGAAAACTCCATCGGCAAGCTGGTCGCGGGCTCGATGATCCAGGACGTCGCGACCTACGCACTCGACTTGCAGGGCGCGAGCGGCGTGATCAGCGGCGAGGATGCCGAACTCGCCGGCCGTTTCCAGGCGATGCTGTTGCGCGCGCCGGGCACCCGCGTCGAAGGCGGCACCGACGAGATCATGCGCAACATCATCGCCGAGCGGGTGCTTGGTCTGCCCGGTGACATCCGTGTCGACAAGGACGTGCCGTTCAACAAGATCCCGACCAAGGGAAGAGGGTAG
- a CDS encoding nuclear transport factor 2 family protein, whose translation MDQALLDRLAIRDLVENWAVWRDAGDWERFATVWHDEGWMSATWFQGPARDFMRVSQEGFARGVRILHFLGGTSIDLAGERAIAQTKMTISQRAPVHDVVCDVVCTGRFYDFLEKREGHWGIVRRQPIYEKDRIDPVDPAATLQLDQKALAALPEGYRHLAYMQELIGYKVKRDMPGLTGPEVEKLYGEGRAWLVGMAK comes from the coding sequence ATGGACCAAGCGCTGCTCGACCGCCTCGCGATCCGCGATCTCGTCGAAAATTGGGCGGTGTGGCGCGACGCCGGCGACTGGGAACGCTTTGCGACCGTCTGGCACGACGAGGGCTGGATGTCCGCCACCTGGTTTCAGGGGCCGGCGCGGGATTTCATGCGCGTCAGCCAGGAGGGATTTGCCAGGGGCGTGCGCATCCTGCATTTCCTCGGCGGGACCAGCATCGACCTCGCCGGCGAGCGGGCCATCGCACAAACCAAGATGACGATCTCGCAGCGTGCCCCGGTGCATGACGTGGTTTGCGACGTCGTCTGCACCGGGCGTTTCTACGACTTCCTGGAGAAGCGGGAGGGCCATTGGGGCATCGTCCGCCGCCAGCCGATCTACGAGAAGGACCGGATCGACCCGGTCGATCCCGCTGCAACGCTTCAACTGGATCAAAAAGCGCTCGCCGCGCTGCCCGAAGGCTACCGCCACCTCGCCTACATGCAGGAGTTGATCGGCTACAAGGTCAAGCGCGACATGCCGGGCCTCACCGGGCCGGAGGTCGAGAAGCTCTATGGTGAGGGGCGGGCGTGGCTGGTGGGGATGGCGAAGTAA
- a CDS encoding response regulator, translating to MSRSQLVAEHLPLLRRYARALTGSQASGDAYVAAMLEAMLGDPSVLDESHGPRVGLFRLFTQIWNSVSVNDDAEVATLPMPPERRLSNITPLPRQAFLLLSLEGFSEEEVAYVLGTDVAETRRLADAAGREMAAEIATDVLIIEDETFIAMDLESLVKNLGHNVVGVARTHADAVALAKNKRPGLILADIQLADGSSGLDAVNELLKTFEVPVVFITAYPERFLTGERPEPAFLISKPFQPAMVSAVASQALFFQRNSRNRAPKAPAA from the coding sequence ATGTCCCGTTCGCAGCTTGTTGCTGAACACTTGCCGTTGTTGCGCCGGTATGCGCGCGCCCTGACGGGCAGCCAGGCCTCCGGTGACGCCTATGTCGCAGCCATGTTGGAAGCCATGCTGGGGGATCCGTCAGTCCTCGACGAGAGCCACGGGCCGCGAGTTGGCCTGTTCCGGCTGTTCACCCAGATCTGGAATTCGGTGTCGGTCAATGACGACGCCGAAGTGGCGACGCTGCCGATGCCGCCGGAGCGCCGGCTCTCGAACATCACGCCCCTGCCGCGGCAGGCGTTCCTGCTGCTCTCGCTCGAGGGATTTTCGGAGGAGGAAGTCGCCTACGTGCTCGGCACCGACGTCGCCGAGACTCGGCGGCTTGCCGACGCCGCGGGACGCGAGATGGCGGCCGAGATCGCCACCGACGTGCTGATCATCGAGGATGAGACCTTCATCGCCATGGACCTCGAGAGCCTGGTGAAGAACCTCGGTCACAATGTCGTCGGCGTCGCGCGCACCCATGCCGACGCGGTGGCGCTGGCCAAGAACAAGCGTCCGGGCCTGATCCTGGCCGATATCCAGCTCGCCGACGGCTCGTCCGGCCTCGACGCCGTCAACGAGCTGCTGAAGACGTTCGAGGTGCCGGTGGTGTTCATCACCGCCTATCCCGAGCGCTTCCTGACCGGCGAGCGTCCCGAGCCGGCGTTCCTGATCTCAAAGCCGTTCCAACCCGCGATGGTGTCGGCTGTGGCGAGCCAGGCCCTGTTCTTCCAGCGCAACTCGCGCAACCGCGCGCCCAAGGCGCCGGCGGCGTAA
- a CDS encoding TetR family transcriptional regulator: MLVAASELMIERSSIEISLSDIAQKSGANAALVKYHFGNKDGLLLALLERDAGTELSNLEYLLAQPITPTAKLKLHIGGIIRAYYRFPYMNRLIHYLLHETNAGSADEVSKFFVAPLLDFHRRLLAEGVSRGEFRATDPVLFYTSLIGACDHLFFGRHAMSRATGVGPVTDDVCRQYIRHMETLICGGILTQAGEAAAAG; encoded by the coding sequence TTGCTCGTGGCCGCGAGCGAGCTGATGATCGAACGCTCCTCGATCGAGATTTCCCTGAGCGACATCGCGCAGAAGTCCGGCGCCAACGCCGCATTGGTAAAATATCATTTCGGCAACAAGGACGGCCTGCTCCTGGCGCTGCTCGAGCGCGACGCGGGGACCGAGCTGTCCAATCTCGAATATCTGCTGGCCCAGCCGATCACGCCGACCGCGAAGCTGAAGCTGCATATCGGCGGGATCATCCGCGCCTATTACCGGTTCCCTTACATGAACCGGCTGATCCACTATCTCCTGCATGAAACCAACGCAGGCTCTGCCGACGAAGTCTCGAAGTTCTTCGTCGCGCCTCTGCTCGACTTTCATCGCCGCCTGCTCGCCGAAGGCGTCAGCCGCGGCGAGTTTCGTGCCACAGATCCGGTGCTGTTCTACACCAGCCTGATTGGTGCCTGCGATCATCTGTTCTTCGGCCGGCACGCGATGTCGCGCGCGACCGGCGTCGGCCCGGTCACCGACGACGTCTGCCGGCAATATATCAGGCACATGGAAACGCTGATCTGCGGCGGCATCCTCACGCAAGCCGGGGAAGCTGCCGCGGCCGGATAA
- a CDS encoding nitroreductase, translating to MDAKVNQTDRIGVLEELLNERYSVRAFLPKQVDRATIEHVLTTAQRTASWCNSQPWQVIIASGEAKERFRQLIYKEASGGLGDDYDFTPPREYVGVYLERRRESGFQLYNTLGIARGDRSAYAKQALENYNFFGAPHVAIIHTNEPLGIYGAIDCGAYVSNFMLAAQALGLGTIPQAAIARHSGLIRRHFNLTDDRRIVCGISFGYADNTHKVNSYRTSRASVAETATFVDE from the coding sequence ATGGACGCAAAAGTGAACCAGACCGACCGCATTGGCGTGCTTGAGGAGCTCCTCAACGAGCGCTATTCCGTGCGCGCTTTCCTGCCGAAGCAGGTCGACCGCGCGACGATCGAGCATGTGCTGACGACGGCGCAACGCACGGCGTCCTGGTGCAACAGCCAGCCGTGGCAGGTCATCATCGCCAGCGGCGAAGCCAAGGAGCGCTTTCGCCAGCTGATCTACAAGGAAGCGTCGGGCGGATTGGGCGACGATTACGACTTCACTCCGCCGCGCGAGTATGTTGGCGTCTATCTGGAACGCCGCCGCGAGAGTGGTTTTCAGCTCTATAATACGCTCGGGATCGCCCGCGGCGACAGAAGCGCCTACGCCAAGCAGGCGCTGGAGAATTACAATTTCTTCGGCGCGCCGCATGTCGCGATCATTCACACTAATGAACCGCTCGGCATCTACGGCGCGATTGATTGCGGCGCCTATGTCTCGAACTTCATGCTGGCCGCGCAAGCGCTCGGACTCGGCACCATTCCGCAGGCGGCGATTGCGCGCCATTCCGGCCTGATCCGCCGTCACTTCAATCTGACCGACGACCGCCGCATCGTCTGCGGCATCTCGTTCGGCTATGCCGACAACACGCACAAGGTGAACAGCTACCGCACTTCGCGTGCGAGCGTGGCTGAAACGGCGACGTTCGTGGACGAGTAA
- a CDS encoding acyl-CoA dehydrogenase, with protein sequence MNFDDTPQEAAFRATARKWVEANAPKELEAELSKSSLGRIRLAHHDMVEVGKAWQKKKAEGGWACLHWPKEYGGRGATPIEKVIWQQEEGVYGKLTQPFQIGEGMCGPTVMAWGSEDAKRRYLPKLASGEEIWCQLFSEPSAGSDVAGLRTRAEKKGDNWVVNGQKIWTSGAHYSDYGLLIARTDPNVPKHQGLTMFFLDMKSPGVEVRPIRQANGMQEFNEVYFTDVVIPDSQRLGAVGEGWSVSLTTLMNERMSIGARLATGVPELFEFCSNLMLEDGLAIDDPAVRSKLASWAVKSSGLKYTSYRAISSLSKGDRPGPENSIGKLVSGMMLQDIATYAMDLQGAAGVLTGSDEETVQGQFQQMLLSSPSMRIAGGTDEILRNIIAERVLGLPGDIRVDKDVPYTKIPTKGR encoded by the coding sequence ATGAATTTCGACGATACCCCGCAGGAAGCCGCATTCCGCGCCACCGCGCGCAAATGGGTCGAGGCCAACGCTCCGAAGGAGCTTGAGGCCGAGCTGTCAAAATCCTCGCTCGGCCGCATCCGGCTCGCCCATCACGACATGGTCGAGGTCGGCAAGGCATGGCAGAAGAAGAAGGCCGAAGGCGGTTGGGCCTGCCTGCACTGGCCGAAGGAATATGGCGGTCGCGGTGCGACGCCGATCGAGAAGGTGATCTGGCAGCAGGAGGAGGGCGTCTATGGCAAGCTGACGCAACCGTTCCAGATCGGCGAGGGCATGTGCGGTCCGACCGTGATGGCTTGGGGCAGCGAGGACGCCAAACGCCGCTATCTGCCGAAACTCGCTTCGGGCGAGGAGATCTGGTGTCAGCTGTTCTCCGAGCCCTCCGCCGGCTCCGACGTTGCGGGCCTGCGCACACGTGCCGAGAAGAAGGGCGACAATTGGGTCGTCAACGGCCAGAAGATCTGGACCTCGGGCGCGCATTATTCCGACTACGGTCTGCTGATCGCGCGCACCGACCCGAACGTGCCCAAGCACCAGGGCCTCACCATGTTCTTCCTGGACATGAAGAGTCCCGGTGTCGAGGTGCGGCCGATCAGGCAGGCCAACGGCATGCAGGAGTTCAACGAGGTCTATTTCACCGATGTTGTGATCCCCGACAGCCAGCGCCTCGGGGCCGTCGGTGAGGGCTGGAGCGTGTCGCTGACGACGCTGATGAACGAGCGCATGTCGATCGGCGCGCGTCTTGCGACCGGCGTCCCCGAGTTGTTCGAGTTCTGCTCGAACCTGATGCTGGAGGACGGCCTCGCTATCGACGATCCAGCCGTGCGGTCGAAGCTGGCGAGCTGGGCGGTGAAGTCGAGCGGGTTGAAATACACCAGCTACCGCGCGATCTCGTCGCTGTCGAAGGGCGACCGGCCGGGACCGGAAAACTCCATCGGCAAGCTCGTCTCCGGCATGATGCTGCAGGACATCGCCACCTACGCCATGGACCTCCAGGGCGCGGCCGGCGTCCTCACCGGCTCGGACGAGGAGACGGTGCAGGGCCAGTTCCAGCAGATGCTGCTGTCCTCGCCTTCTATGCGCATCGCCGGCGGCACCGATGAGATCCTGCGCAACATCATCGCCGAGCGCGTGCTGGGATTGCCCGGCGACATTCGCGTCGACAAGGATGTGCCGTATACCAAGATCCCGACCAAGGGTAGATGA
- a CDS encoding NepR family anti-sigma factor, whose amino-acid sequence MKDLKSQVSKSTTPGKGGLTPEIQSRIGHQLRAMYDDVVRQGVPDRFAELIKKLDAPGGAPQVETDGGSNDNNNGRD is encoded by the coding sequence ATGAAAGATCTCAAGTCTCAAGTCAGCAAAAGCACGACCCCCGGCAAGGGAGGCCTAACTCCGGAGATTCAGTCCCGGATCGGCCATCAGCTGCGCGCCATGTACGATGACGTGGTGCGGCAGGGGGTTCCGGACCGGTTCGCGGAACTGATCAAGAAGCTCGATGCTCCGGGAGGCGCACCCCAAGTGGAAACCGACGGGGGCTCTAACGACAACAACAATGGGAGGGATTAA
- a CDS encoding AMP-binding protein, with protein sequence MSGSAAAVMTKPAFRKVEWLKRDIDVERRADGTVLLKSRIPLQAYEKHLPASLAKWARQAPERTWLAQRGGPSREWRKVSYGEAKRTVDALTQALLNLRLDGRPVTILSGNSIEHALMTQAAMQARSPAAPVSPAYSLMSHDHVKLKYLFDLIKPAVVMVQDGQIFEKALKALDLTGVTVVHVVRPCDGIKSVGFAELAATPVTADVEASIAKITPQTVGKLLFTSGSTGMPKAVINTQEMMCANAAMMMQVRPRSPDGPIATMLDWMPWNHTMGGNAAFHPILVDGGTLYIDDGRPMPGQFDETLKNLREISPTYYANVPAGYAALAAAMEKDDALCRSFFKNLSIMAYGGARLPDDLYERMQALAVKTTGERIVFYTGWGSTETAPTSTGTYWDTERVGLIGLPFPGVELKMVPCGSKYELRLRGVNVTPGYFGQPDLTKKMFDEEGFYCIGDAGIFVDDSDPVKGIIFAGRVVEDFKLTTGTFVHVGSLRTDAIAAATPVVHDALVAGQDRAFIGLLAWPNLHACRQLAGNPDLSFEDAVKHPEVVACFRRGLETHNRECEGASSRIIARAMLMAEPPSIDGNELTDKGYINQRAGLERRAALVARLYADKPDQDVIVLR encoded by the coding sequence ATGAGTGGAAGCGCGGCGGCGGTGATGACTAAGCCCGCCTTTCGCAAGGTGGAGTGGCTTAAGCGCGACATCGATGTCGAGCGGCGCGCCGACGGCACGGTGCTGCTGAAGTCGCGCATTCCGCTGCAGGCTTACGAGAAGCATCTTCCGGCCTCGCTCGCGAAATGGGCGAGGCAAGCGCCTGAGCGCACCTGGCTGGCACAGCGCGGCGGGCCGAGCCGCGAATGGCGCAAGGTGTCCTATGGCGAAGCCAAGCGCACCGTCGATGCGCTGACGCAGGCGCTGCTCAATCTCAGGCTCGACGGTCGTCCGGTCACGATTCTCTCCGGCAATTCGATCGAGCACGCGCTGATGACGCAGGCGGCGATGCAGGCGCGCTCTCCGGCCGCACCGGTGTCGCCGGCCTATTCGTTGATGAGCCACGATCACGTCAAGCTGAAGTACCTGTTCGACCTGATCAAGCCGGCCGTGGTGATGGTGCAGGACGGTCAGATCTTCGAAAAGGCGCTGAAGGCGCTCGATCTCACCGGTGTCACCGTCGTGCACGTCGTACGTCCCTGCGACGGCATCAAGAGCGTCGGCTTTGCCGAACTCGCGGCAACGCCCGTTACTGCTGATGTCGAGGCGTCGATCGCGAAGATCACGCCGCAGACTGTTGGCAAGCTGCTGTTCACCTCCGGCTCGACCGGCATGCCCAAGGCCGTCATCAACACGCAGGAGATGATGTGCGCCAATGCGGCGATGATGATGCAGGTGCGGCCGCGCTCGCCCGACGGACCGATCGCGACGATGCTCGACTGGATGCCATGGAACCACACCATGGGCGGCAACGCGGCGTTCCATCCAATCCTGGTCGATGGCGGCACGCTCTATATCGACGATGGTCGCCCGATGCCGGGTCAGTTCGATGAGACGCTGAAAAACCTCCGCGAGATATCGCCGACCTATTACGCCAACGTGCCCGCCGGCTACGCCGCGCTCGCGGCTGCGATGGAGAAGGACGACGCGCTGTGCCGCTCCTTCTTCAAGAACCTGTCGATCATGGCCTATGGTGGCGCGCGGCTGCCCGACGATCTCTACGAACGCATGCAGGCCCTCGCGGTGAAGACGACAGGCGAGCGCATCGTGTTCTACACCGGCTGGGGCTCGACCGAGACGGCGCCGACGTCGACCGGCACCTATTGGGACACCGAGCGTGTCGGCCTGATCGGTCTGCCGTTTCCCGGCGTCGAGTTGAAGATGGTGCCGTGCGGCTCGAAATACGAGCTGCGCCTGCGCGGCGTCAATGTCACGCCCGGCTATTTCGGCCAGCCGGATCTGACGAAGAAGATGTTCGACGAGGAGGGCTTTTACTGCATCGGCGACGCCGGCATTTTCGTCGACGATTCCGATCCGGTGAAGGGCATCATCTTCGCCGGCCGGGTCGTGGAAGACTTCAAGCTCACCACCGGCACCTTCGTGCATGTTGGCTCGCTCCGCACCGACGCGATCGCGGCCGCGACGCCCGTCGTGCATGACGCGTTGGTCGCGGGGCAGGATCGCGCCTTCATCGGCCTGCTGGCCTGGCCGAACCTGCACGCCTGCCGCCAACTCGCCGGCAATCCCGATTTGAGCTTCGAGGATGCCGTGAAGCATCCCGAGGTGGTCGCCTGCTTCAGACGAGGCCTGGAGACACATAACAGGGAGTGCGAAGGCGCCAGCAGCCGCATCATCGCCCGCGCCATGCTGATGGCCGAGCCGCCCTCGATCGACGGCAACGAGCTCACTGACAAGGGCTACATCAACCAGCGCGCCGGCCTCGAGCGCCGCGCCGCGCTGGTGGCGCGGCTCTATGCGGACAAGCCGGACCAGGACGTGATCGTGCTGCGATGA
- a CDS encoding enoyl-CoA hydratase/isomerase family protein, translated as MSQPLLIEHDDGVDRVTLNRPDSLNALDPALIDALNVYFQGLQRNRDTRVVVLKGAGKNFCAGLDLKAAMARRAGQQEPPGVTESLDSQRRIADIVMLMRRCPQPILSLVQGAAAGGGFALALASDIRIATKSARMNCAFIKLGLGGCDIGTSYFLPRLVGVSVASELILTGRFIGAERALAVGLVSEVVDDDKLDAAAEPYVEAMMMASPVGLRLSKECLNMSIDAGSLEAVIAMEDRNQVLCSRSEEFSEGIRAFLEKRKPVYIKR; from the coding sequence ATGTCCCAACCGCTGCTGATCGAGCATGACGACGGCGTCGACCGGGTGACGCTCAATCGTCCTGACAGCCTCAATGCGCTCGATCCGGCTTTGATCGACGCGCTCAACGTCTACTTCCAGGGCCTGCAGCGCAACCGCGACACGCGCGTCGTGGTGCTGAAGGGCGCCGGCAAGAATTTCTGCGCCGGCCTCGATCTCAAGGCCGCGATGGCGCGCCGTGCCGGGCAGCAGGAGCCGCCCGGCGTCACGGAGTCGCTGGACTCGCAGCGGCGCATCGCCGACATCGTGATGCTGATGCGGCGCTGCCCGCAGCCGATCCTGTCGCTGGTGCAGGGCGCGGCTGCCGGTGGCGGTTTTGCGCTTGCGCTCGCCTCCGACATCCGCATTGCGACGAAATCGGCGCGGATGAACTGCGCCTTCATCAAGCTCGGCCTCGGCGGCTGCGACATCGGCACCAGCTATTTTCTGCCGCGGCTCGTCGGTGTCTCCGTGGCGTCCGAGCTGATCCTCACCGGGCGCTTCATCGGTGCGGAGCGGGCGCTCGCGGTCGGGCTCGTGTCCGAGGTCGTCGACGACGACAAGCTCGATGCGGCCGCCGAGCCCTATGTCGAGGCGATGATGATGGCGTCGCCCGTGGGGCTGCGGCTGTCGAAAGAGTGTCTCAACATGAGCATCGATGCGGGATCGCTGGAAGCCGTGATTGCGATGGAGGATCGCAACCAGGTCCTGTGCAGCCGCTCCGAGGAGTTTTCGGAAGGCATCAGGGCCTTCCTTGAGAAGCGAAAGCCTGTCTATATCAAGCGCTGA
- a CDS encoding acyl-CoA dehydrogenase family protein translates to MNFDFSDDQKQLRDQARKFLTEKCSPKAVRVVLDGKAPYDKELWKGLAEMGFLGVAIPEEFGGAGAGHLELCVIAEEMGRANAPVPFSSTVYLAAEALLIAGSDAQKKKWLPAIASGEAIGTLALFEGKGNPSPKAIKLTAANGVLNGVKKPVADGAIADFAVVAARTGSSGRDGDISLFLVDLKAGGVEVKSLTNLDPTRGQAEIAFTNCKAEPLGTAGEGWSILTQVLDRAAVLCAFEQVGGSDRALEMGRDYALDRIAFGRQIGSFQAVKHMLADMYVSATLARSNSYYGAWALSTNAAELPEAAAAARISATQAFQHCAKNNIQVHGGMGFTWEFDCHMYYRRANAMALGLGSLTYWEDQLIDRMRKKNAA, encoded by the coding sequence ATGAACTTTGATTTCTCCGACGACCAGAAACAGCTCCGCGATCAGGCGCGCAAATTCCTCACCGAAAAATGCTCGCCCAAGGCCGTGCGCGTCGTGCTCGACGGCAAGGCGCCCTACGACAAGGAGTTGTGGAAGGGCCTTGCCGAGATGGGCTTTCTCGGCGTCGCAATCCCCGAGGAATTCGGCGGCGCCGGTGCCGGTCATCTCGAGCTGTGCGTCATCGCCGAGGAAATGGGCCGCGCCAATGCGCCGGTGCCGTTCTCCTCGACCGTGTACCTTGCCGCCGAAGCGCTGCTGATCGCGGGCAGCGACGCGCAGAAGAAGAAATGGCTGCCGGCGATTGCCTCGGGCGAAGCGATCGGCACGCTGGCGCTGTTCGAGGGCAAGGGCAATCCGTCGCCGAAGGCCATCAAGCTGACGGCTGCAAATGGTGTGCTCAACGGCGTCAAGAAGCCGGTGGCCGATGGCGCGATTGCCGATTTCGCGGTGGTTGCTGCGCGCACGGGATCGAGCGGTCGCGACGGCGATATCTCGCTGTTCCTGGTCGATCTCAAAGCCGGCGGCGTCGAGGTGAAGAGTCTCACCAACCTCGATCCGACACGCGGACAGGCCGAGATCGCCTTCACGAACTGCAAGGCGGAGCCGCTGGGCACCGCCGGCGAAGGCTGGAGCATCCTTACCCAGGTGCTCGACCGCGCGGCCGTGCTGTGCGCCTTTGAGCAGGTCGGCGGCTCCGACCGCGCGCTGGAGATGGGCCGCGACTACGCGCTCGACCGCATCGCGTTCGGCCGCCAGATCGGCTCGTTCCAGGCGGTCAAGCACATGCTCGCCGACATGTATGTGTCGGCGACGCTGGCCCGCTCCAACAGCTATTACGGGGCCTGGGCGCTTTCGACCAACGCCGCCGAACTGCCTGAAGCGGCCGCGGCCGCGCGCATCAGCGCCACCCAGGCGTTCCAGCATTGTGCGAAGAACAACATCCAGGTTCACGGCGGCATGGGTTTCACCTGGGAATTCGACTGCCACATGTATTACCGCCGCGCCAACGCCATGGCGCTCGGGCTCGGTAGCCTCACTTATTGGGAAGACCAGTTGATCGACCGCATGCGCAAGAAGAACGCGGCGTAG